Proteins from a single region of Candidatus Deferrimicrobium sp.:
- a CDS encoding MDR family MFS transporter, with protein MFLAAMEMTVVSTAMPTAVGDLGGIHLYAWVFAAYMLTATVTLPIYGKLADLYGRKPVMLAGIALFLGGSFLCGHAGSMYTLIVFRAIQGLGAGAIQPIAMTIVGDLFDVHQRARIQGILGAVWGLAGLIGPILGGAIVHWLSWRWVFYVNIPLGLGCAAALILAYHEKVERRDHRLDVAGAALLSITVVLALLAARSREEGLGFLPAAAVALALFLWAERRAEEPLFPLDLFSRRVMAVASATGALVGAAMISVVTFVPLYVQSVLAGSPTDAGTAIAPIAIGWPISSTLAGRLLPRTGYKALIRGGLALTFCAALGLSFLLRPGADLWSLRLAMFFYGLGLGFANTPLIIAVQSSVPWKQRGVATASTMFSRSIGGTLAVGVLGGVLAAALSAGGAPPGAVDKLLGPERSLLPAALVRSLSGALQGGMEGIFQAVAIIAFAGFAVSLLFPAIRIAPRGSSNTDEAPT; from the coding sequence ATGTTTCTGGCCGCCATGGAGATGACCGTCGTGTCAACGGCGATGCCCACCGCGGTGGGGGACCTGGGCGGGATCCACCTCTACGCCTGGGTGTTCGCCGCCTACATGCTCACGGCGACCGTAACCTTGCCCATCTACGGCAAGCTCGCGGACCTCTACGGCCGCAAGCCGGTCATGCTCGCCGGCATCGCACTTTTCCTGGGCGGCTCCTTCCTCTGCGGTCACGCCGGCAGCATGTACACGCTCATCGTCTTCCGGGCGATCCAGGGGCTGGGCGCAGGCGCCATCCAGCCCATCGCAATGACCATCGTGGGCGACCTCTTCGACGTGCACCAGCGCGCCCGGATCCAGGGGATTCTCGGCGCGGTCTGGGGACTTGCCGGCCTGATCGGACCGATCCTCGGCGGGGCGATCGTCCATTGGCTCTCCTGGCGCTGGGTGTTCTACGTGAACATCCCGTTGGGCCTGGGTTGCGCGGCGGCGCTGATCCTCGCCTACCACGAGAAGGTGGAACGGCGCGACCACCGGCTCGATGTCGCCGGGGCAGCGCTGCTTTCGATCACCGTGGTGCTCGCCCTTCTCGCGGCCCGCTCCCGGGAAGAGGGCCTTGGCTTCCTCCCCGCGGCCGCCGTTGCGCTGGCCCTCTTCCTGTGGGCGGAACGTCGCGCGGAGGAGCCCCTGTTTCCGCTCGACCTCTTCTCCCGTCGTGTAATGGCCGTCGCCTCGGCGACCGGAGCGCTCGTGGGCGCGGCCATGATCTCGGTGGTCACCTTCGTGCCTCTGTACGTGCAGAGCGTCCTCGCCGGGAGCCCCACTGACGCCGGCACCGCGATCGCCCCGATCGCCATCGGATGGCCCATCTCTTCGACGCTGGCGGGGCGTTTGCTGCCGCGGACGGGGTACAAGGCGCTCATCCGGGGAGGCCTGGCGTTGACATTCTGTGCGGCGTTGGGGCTTTCGTTCCTGCTCCGGCCAGGAGCGGATCTCTGGTCGCTGCGGCTGGCGATGTTCTTCTACGGACTGGGCCTTGGTTTCGCCAACACCCCACTGATCATCGCGGTGCAGTCGAGCGTCCCCTGGAAACAGCGTGGCGTCGCCACCGCGAGCACCATGTTCAGCCGCTCGATCGGCGGCACCCTTGCCGTAGGTGTCCTCGGAGGCGTCCTCGCGGCGGCGCTTTCCGCCGGCGGGGCGCCCCCCGGCGCCGTGGACAAGCTCCTCGGTCCGGAGCGCTCCCTCCTCCCCGCCGCGCTGGTGCGCAGCCTGTCGGGGGCGCTGCAGGGGGGGATGGAAGGGATTTTCCAGGCGGTGGCGATCATCGCCTTTGCGGGATTCGCGGTGAGTCTCCTGTTCCCCGCGATCAGGATCGCACCGCGGGGTTCCTCCAACACGGACGAAGCGCCCACGTAA